In Musa acuminata AAA Group cultivar baxijiao chromosome BXJ3-9, Cavendish_Baxijiao_AAA, whole genome shotgun sequence, a single genomic region encodes these proteins:
- the LOC135648805 gene encoding LOB domain-containing protein 12-like encodes MGGNSPCASCKLLRRRCTKDCIFAPYFPSDDPHKFAIVHKIFGASNVSKMLQELPVHQRADAVGSLVYEATARMRDPVYGCVGAISYLQNQVSQLQMQLAVAQTEILCIQMQQEPPLAEQKMEADDKSFVINNNLTAMPQLLNYASSSNVAQDPLKREFLWT; translated from the exons ATGGGTGGCAACTCCCCTTGCGCCTCATGCAAGCTGCTACGGAGACGCTGCACCAAAGACTGCATCTTTGCTCCCTACTTCCCTTCCGACGACCCACACAAATTCGCCATCGTCCACAAGATCTTTGGTGCCAGCAACGTTAGCAAGATGCTGCAG GAGCTCCCGGTTCATCAGCGAGCGGACGCCGTCGGCAGCCTGGTCTATGAAGCCACAGCGAGGATGAGAGATCCAGTGTATGGATGTGTTGGGGCGATCTCTTACCTGCAGAACCAAGTGTCTCAGCTCCAGATGCAGCTCGCTGTGGCCCAGACCGAGATCCTTTGCATCCAGATGCAGCAGGAACCCCCCTTGGCCGAGCAGAAGATGGAGGCTGATGACAAGTCCTTTGTGATCAACAACAACCTCACTGCCATGCCTCAGCTGCTGAACTATGCCTCCTCTAGTAATGTAGCTCAGGATCCTCTCAAGAGAGAGTTTCTCTGGACCTGA
- the LOC135649709 gene encoding gamma-interferon-responsive lysosomal thiol protein-like, with the protein MASSRLLLLVFLLHLAVSQRFASSSSSPKVSLALYYETLCPYSANFIVNYLAKIFDDGLISIVDVDLVPYGNARIHNGTISCQHGPYECLLNTVEACAIDAWPDLNQHFSFIYCVESLVLKHKYLEWESCFSETGLGSHAVSECYDNGHGQELELKYAAQTDSLEPPHRYVPWVVVDGQPLYEDYENFEAYICKAYSGESPNACSGLTVITNQVKESNGHACYAGEMIRPSTVVENDEMKIKMVI; encoded by the exons ATGGCTTCTAGTCGCCTTCTTCTGCTagtcttcctcctccacctcgcCGTCTCGCAGCgcttcgcctcctcctcctcctctcctaagGTCTCGCTGGCCCTGTACTACGAAACCCTGTGCCCCTACAGCGCCAACTTCATCGTCAATTACCTCGCCAAGATCTTCGACGACGGCCTCATCTCCATCGTCGACGTCGATCTCGTCCCCTACGGCAACGCTAGGATCCACAACGGCACCATCTCCTGCCAG CACGGCCCCTATGAATGCCTACTAAACACCGTCGAGGCATGCGCCATCGATGCTTGGCCTGATTTG AATCAACATTTCAGCTTCATTTATTGTGTTGAGAGCCTGGTTTTGAAACATAAGTACCTTGAGTGGGAATCGTGCTTTTCAGAAACCGGGCTTGGTTCACATGCTGTCTCGGAATGTTATGATAATGGACATGGGCAAGAG CTTGAATTAAAGTATGCAGCACAAACAGATTCTTTGGAGCCCCCTCACAGATACGTTCCTTGGGTGGTGGTGGATGGACAGCCACTATACGAG GATTATGAGAACTTTGAAGCTTACATTTGCAAAGCTTATAGTGGAGAGTCTCCAAATGCCTGCTCCGGATTGACCGTCATAACCAACCAGGTGAAGGAATCAAATGGTCACGCCTGTTATGCTGGTGAGATGATAAGACCCTCGACGGTTGTAGAAAATGATGAGATGAAGATAAAAATGGTAATATAA
- the LOC103998282 gene encoding protein G1-like7, whose translation MEPAATHTPGGADEGPSSSSATADPTPPPPPPPQSPQPPPPPLEQQQPLSRYESQKRRDWNTFLQYLRNHEPPLTLPMCGGAHVIEFLKYLDQFGKTKVHSAGCTFFGRPNPPASCACPLKQAWGSLDALIGRLRAAYEESGGRQESNPFAARPVRIYLREVKESQAKARGIPYEKKKRKRARSAAAAAAVEGSSGGGGESSASAPAASGSSSGGGGAISSVVRERSSDTPGGSSSLS comes from the coding sequence ATGGAACCAGCTGCCACGCACACGCCTGGAGGGGCCGACGAAggcccttcctcctcttctgccACTGCCGACCccactcctccccctcctcctccccctcaatCTCCacaaccaccacctcctcctctggAACAGCAGCAACCATTAAGTAGGTACGAGTCGCAGAAGAGGCGAGACTGGAACACCTTCCTCCAGTATCTGAGGAACCACGAGCCCCCGCTGACTCTCCCCATGTGCGGCGGAGCGCACGTGATCGAGTTCCTCAAGTACCTGGACCAGTTCGGGAAGACGAAGGTGCACTCCGCCGGGTGCACCTTCTTCGGCCGGCCGAACCCTCCGGCCTCCTGCGCGTGCCCCCTCAAGCAAGCCTGGGGCTCCCTCGACGCGCTCATCGGCCGCCTCCGGGCAGCCTACGAGGAGAGCGGTGGGCGCCAGGAGTCCAACCCCTTCGCCGCCCGGCCGGTCAGAATCTACCTCCGGGAGGTGAAGGAGAGCCAGGCGAAGGCTCGCGGCATCCCTTATGAGAAGAAGAAGCGAAAGCGAGCCCgttccgctgccgccgccgctgcggTGGAGGGGAGTTCGGGTGGCGGAGGGGAATCTTCGGCTTCAGCTCCGGCTGCGAGCGGAAGCAgtagcggcggcggtggcgctATCAGTTCGGTGGTGAGGGAGAGATCAAGCGACACGCCCGGTGGCTCATCATCCCTTTCATGA